A genome region from Sphingobacteriaceae bacterium GW460-11-11-14-LB5 includes the following:
- a CDS encoding beta-N-acetylhexosaminidase yields MKKFIFLFLTLITFKLSAQEVNIIPQPVELRPGAFPSDKFKLKNSTTIRILDSTAVNAAIFLKNYIANHYNLNLEISNNLVETKGNVINLVISDQLYKNPDKYFVSVLSSTINAGASSPQGLFYAVQTIVQLLPTNADKEISIPSVDIIDYPRFDYRGMHLDVSRHFFDVAFVKQYIDYLALHKMNYFHWHLTDDHGWRIEIKKYPKLTEIGAWRNGSIIGLWPGQGNEHIKYQVLPADVKITPKDAVIKTDGTRHGGYYTQEQIKDVVDYAAKRYITIIPEIEMPAHSMALLAAYPELGTTPDKKYQVAETWGMMNKYNNVLQASDTTFKFLENVLSEVMALFPSQYIHIGGDEASKVWWKQSAVSQQIMKDNGLKNESELQSYFIRRMEKFVNSRGKTIIGWNEILQGGLAPNAVVMSWQGEKGGIEAAKQNHMAIMTPEDKMYFNHGQFVKEDSLTANKFSPLIDVYNYEPIPAELNAEQVKYIWGAQGCLWSEYITNPAKVQYLLFPRLDALSEILWSPKEKRNYPDFQKRLKTQFKRYDLMGITYSKRYLEN; encoded by the coding sequence ATGAAGAAATTTATCTTTTTGTTTCTAACCTTAATTACTTTTAAGCTTTCTGCACAGGAAGTGAATATAATTCCCCAACCTGTAGAACTAAGGCCCGGAGCTTTTCCGTCAGATAAATTCAAACTTAAAAATAGTACCACGATCAGAATATTGGATTCTACAGCGGTAAACGCTGCTATTTTTCTTAAAAATTATATTGCCAATCATTATAATCTTAACTTAGAGATAAGCAATAATCTAGTGGAAACTAAGGGAAATGTCATTAATCTCGTTATTTCAGATCAATTGTATAAAAACCCTGATAAATACTTTGTATCTGTATTGTCTTCCACAATTAATGCAGGTGCTTCTTCACCACAGGGTTTGTTTTATGCAGTTCAAACCATTGTACAGTTATTACCAACAAATGCTGATAAAGAAATCAGTATTCCTTCAGTAGATATTATAGATTACCCCCGCTTCGATTATCGTGGTATGCACCTCGATGTGAGCCGCCATTTTTTTGATGTGGCTTTTGTAAAACAGTACATCGATTATTTAGCACTTCATAAAATGAATTATTTCCACTGGCATTTAACTGATGACCATGGCTGGCGAATTGAGATCAAAAAATATCCTAAGCTTACGGAAATTGGGGCCTGGCGTAACGGAAGCATCATTGGCTTATGGCCTGGACAAGGAAACGAGCATATAAAATATCAGGTATTGCCGGCAGACGTAAAAATTACACCAAAAGATGCCGTTATTAAAACCGATGGTACTCGTCACGGCGGTTACTACACCCAGGAACAAATTAAAGATGTGGTTGATTATGCTGCTAAACGTTACATCACCATCATCCCGGAAATAGAAATGCCAGCACACAGCATGGCTTTATTAGCGGCTTACCCCGAGTTAGGAACGACGCCGGACAAAAAATACCAGGTTGCCGAAACCTGGGGAATGATGAATAAATACAACAATGTACTTCAGGCTTCTGATACCACTTTCAAATTTCTGGAGAATGTACTAAGTGAGGTAATGGCCTTGTTTCCGTCGCAATACATTCACATTGGTGGCGATGAAGCTTCTAAAGTGTGGTGGAAACAATCTGCTGTTTCGCAGCAGATCATGAAAGACAATGGTTTAAAAAATGAAAGTGAACTACAAAGCTATTTCATCCGCAGGATGGAGAAATTTGTAAACAGCAGAGGCAAAACCATTATCGGCTGGAACGAAATTTTACAGGGCGGTTTGGCACCAAATGCAGTGGTGATGAGCTGGCAGGGAGAAAAAGGCGGCATTGAAGCGGCTAAACAAAACCACATGGCCATTATGACACCTGAAGACAAGATGTATTTCAATCATGGTCAATTTGTAAAAGAAGACAGTTTAACCGCAAACAAATTTTCGCCTTTAATTGATGTGTACAATTATGAACCCATACCGGCAGAATTAAATGCCGAACAGGTAAAATACATTTGGGGCGCACAGGGCTGTTTGTGGAGTGAATACATTACCAATCCGGCAAAAGTGCAATATTTGCTTTTTCCAAGGTTAGATGCCTTAAGCGAAATTTTATGGAGTCCGAAAGAAAAACGGAATTATCCGGATTTTCAAAAAAGGCTAAAAACGCAGTTTAAACGTTACGATTTAATGGGAATTACCTACTCCAAAAGGTATTTAGAAAATTAA
- a CDS encoding aldehyde dehydrogenase (catalyzes the oxidation of acetaldehyde, benzaldehyde, propionaldehyde and other aldehydes), which yields MENLIEKPSFKPQYDNYIGGKFVAPVKGAYFDNISPIDGKVFTKAAHSTKEDLELAVDAAHEAFKTWSKTSSTERSIILNKIAQRMEDNLEYLAAVETIDNGKAVRETLAADLPLGVDHFRYFAGVIRAEEGSLSELDQNTVSLIVHEPIGVVAQIIPWNFPLLMGIWKLAPALAAGNCVVLKPAESTPVSIMVLMELIGDLLPPGVVNVVNGFGSELGRALVTNPKVSKAAFTGSTPTGRLVMQYATENIIPVTLELGGKSPNIFFSSVMAEDDAFLDKAVEGAVMFALNQGEICTCPSRLLIQEDIYEKFIAKVIERTKAIKIGSPLDRTVMMGAQASKIQFEKIAAYIKLGKEEGAEVLTGGEINELPGELGGGYYIKPTIFKGHNKMRIFQEEIFGPVLAVTTFKTVEEAIEIANDTLYGLGAGVWTRDAHELYQVPRAIQAGRVWVNQYHAYPAGAPFGGYKQSGVGRENHKMMLGHYRQTKNMLISYDKNKLGFF from the coding sequence ATGGAAAATTTAATTGAGAAACCATCATTCAAACCGCAGTACGATAACTATATCGGGGGGAAATTTGTAGCACCTGTTAAAGGGGCTTACTTCGATAATATTTCACCGATTGATGGCAAAGTTTTTACCAAAGCAGCACACTCTACCAAAGAAGATTTAGAGTTAGCCGTTGATGCTGCCCACGAAGCATTTAAAACCTGGAGCAAAACCTCTTCTACCGAAAGAAGCATCATTTTAAACAAGATTGCACAACGGATGGAAGATAACCTCGAATATCTGGCAGCAGTTGAAACCATAGATAACGGAAAAGCGGTTAGAGAAACCTTAGCAGCAGATTTACCGCTGGGTGTAGACCACTTCAGGTACTTTGCAGGGGTCATCCGTGCAGAAGAAGGTTCATTATCAGAACTCGATCAGAATACCGTTTCTTTAATTGTACACGAACCAATTGGTGTAGTGGCCCAGATTATTCCCTGGAATTTTCCATTATTAATGGGCATCTGGAAACTGGCTCCTGCCCTGGCTGCCGGCAACTGCGTGGTTTTAAAACCAGCAGAAAGTACCCCAGTTTCGATTATGGTTTTAATGGAATTAATCGGCGATTTATTGCCCCCGGGCGTGGTAAATGTGGTAAACGGATTTGGTTCAGAACTTGGCCGTGCATTGGTTACGAATCCAAAAGTTTCGAAAGCTGCCTTTACGGGCTCTACCCCTACGGGCAGATTGGTCATGCAATATGCAACCGAAAATATAATACCCGTTACACTGGAACTTGGTGGAAAATCGCCTAACATTTTCTTCAGCTCGGTAATGGCCGAAGATGATGCCTTTTTAGATAAAGCGGTAGAAGGAGCGGTAATGTTTGCCTTAAACCAGGGCGAAATCTGTACCTGCCCATCTCGTTTATTGATCCAGGAAGATATTTACGAAAAATTTATTGCAAAGGTAATTGAGCGAACCAAAGCAATAAAAATAGGCAGTCCGCTGGATAGAACGGTGATGATGGGTGCCCAGGCCTCCAAAATCCAGTTCGAAAAAATTGCCGCTTACATTAAGTTAGGTAAAGAAGAAGGTGCTGAAGTTTTAACCGGGGGAGAAATTAATGAACTACCTGGCGAATTGGGTGGTGGCTATTACATTAAACCAACCATCTTTAAAGGTCACAACAAAATGAGGATTTTCCAGGAAGAAATTTTCGGTCCGGTATTGGCCGTTACAACCTTTAAAACAGTTGAAGAAGCCATTGAAATTGCAAACGACACTTTGTATGGTTTAGGTGCTGGTGTATGGACCCGCGATGCACATGAGCTTTACCAGGTGCCAAGAGCCATTCAGGCTGGCCGTGTTTGGGTTAACCAATACCACGCTTACCCTGCTGGTGCGCCTTTTGGTGGCTACAAACAATCGGGTGTGGGTAGAGAAAACCATAAAATGATGTTGGGACACTACCGCCAGACTAAAAACATGCTCATTTCTTACGATAAAAATAAATTAGGTTTCTTTTAA
- a CDS encoding 30S ribosomal protein S1: MAKKQVAEKELAAKTAELQGEGGRLTEKETIESEADSVSIESIKSSLATPSEDFDWDADEKVFGNYNDADRKKFEDMYAGTFNQITKGEIISGIVVSINNKDVVLNVGFKSDGLVSTSEFRDTPDLKIGDSVDVFVEAPEDANGQLILSRKRAKTQRSWEAINEALENDRIINGFVKSRTKGGLIVDIMGVEAFLPGSQIDIKPIRDYDVYVGKTMEFKVVKINHEFKNVVVSHKVLIEDDLESQKVEIVSKLEKGQVLEGTVKNITDFGVFIDLGGVDGLLHITDISWGRIEHPKEVLSLDEKINVVVLDFDDEKKRIALGLKQLTPHPWENLSTDIQVGSKVKGKIVTVADYGAFLEIIPGVEGLIHVSEMSWSQNLRNPQEFLKVGDEIEAEVLTLDRDERKMSLGIKQLSNDPWQEVAAKFPVGSKHKATVKNMTNFGVFVEIEEGIDGLIHISDLSWSKKVNHPNEFTKVGDVLDVVVLELDVDNRKLSLGHKQLEENPWDTFETIFTLDSVHQGTVVKVTDKGAVIALPYGVEGFVPTKHMVKEDGTSVKAEETNDFKIIEFNKEAKRIVVSHARIWEEVKAEAVAEERATKKKEAKAAVTAVKKVKDSVEKSTLGDLDVLAQLKSQLEGEESKAKKG, translated from the coding sequence ATGGCTAAAAAACAAGTAGCAGAAAAAGAATTAGCAGCTAAAACAGCTGAACTTCAGGGAGAAGGCGGACGCCTGACTGAAAAAGAAACGATTGAATCAGAAGCTGATTCAGTTTCGATCGAATCGATCAAATCATCATTGGCTACACCATCGGAAGATTTCGATTGGGATGCAGATGAAAAAGTTTTCGGTAATTACAATGACGCAGACCGTAAAAAGTTTGAAGATATGTATGCCGGAACATTCAATCAGATCACTAAAGGTGAAATCATTAGCGGTATCGTTGTTTCAATTAACAACAAAGACGTAGTATTAAACGTTGGTTTTAAATCAGACGGTTTAGTTTCTACTTCAGAATTCCGTGATACACCAGATCTAAAAATCGGCGATTCAGTTGACGTTTTCGTTGAAGCACCAGAAGATGCTAACGGTCAATTGATCCTTTCTCGCAAAAGAGCTAAAACCCAAAGATCATGGGAAGCAATTAACGAGGCACTTGAAAATGATAGAATCATCAATGGTTTCGTTAAGAGCCGTACTAAAGGTGGTTTAATTGTTGATATCATGGGCGTTGAAGCTTTCTTACCAGGATCTCAAATTGATATTAAACCTATCCGCGATTACGATGTATACGTGGGTAAAACAATGGAATTTAAAGTTGTTAAAATTAACCATGAGTTTAAAAACGTAGTTGTTTCTCATAAAGTGTTAATTGAAGACGATTTAGAAAGCCAAAAAGTAGAGATCGTTTCTAAATTAGAAAAAGGTCAGGTACTAGAAGGTACTGTTAAAAACATTACTGATTTCGGTGTGTTCATCGATTTAGGTGGTGTTGATGGTTTACTTCACATTACTGATATTTCTTGGGGCCGCATAGAGCATCCAAAAGAAGTATTATCATTAGATGAAAAAATCAACGTGGTTGTTTTAGATTTCGATGATGAGAAAAAACGTATCGCTTTAGGCTTAAAACAATTAACTCCACACCCTTGGGAGAACTTAAGCACCGACATTCAGGTTGGTTCTAAAGTAAAAGGAAAAATCGTAACTGTTGCAGATTACGGTGCTTTCTTAGAAATTATCCCAGGTGTTGAAGGTTTAATCCACGTTTCTGAGATGAGCTGGTCACAAAACTTAAGAAATCCACAAGAATTCTTAAAAGTTGGTGACGAGATCGAAGCTGAAGTTTTAACTTTAGACAGAGACGAGCGCAAAATGAGCTTAGGTATTAAACAATTATCTAACGATCCATGGCAAGAAGTTGCTGCTAAATTCCCAGTTGGAAGCAAGCACAAAGCAACTGTTAAAAACATGACTAACTTCGGTGTTTTTGTTGAAATCGAAGAAGGTATTGATGGTTTAATCCACATCTCTGATTTATCTTGGTCTAAAAAAGTAAACCACCCTAACGAATTCACTAAAGTTGGTGATGTATTAGACGTAGTTGTTTTAGAACTTGATGTTGATAACCGTAAATTAAGCTTAGGTCACAAACAATTAGAAGAAAACCCTTGGGATACTTTCGAAACGATCTTCACTTTAGATTCGGTTCACCAGGGTACTGTTGTTAAAGTAACTGATAAAGGTGCTGTTATTGCTTTACCATATGGTGTAGAAGGTTTCGTACCAACTAAACACATGGTTAAAGAAGATGGTACTTCAGTTAAAGCTGAAGAAACCAATGACTTCAAAATCATTGAATTCAACAAAGAAGCAAAACGCATTGTAGTATCTCACGCCCGTATCTGGGAAGAGGTTAAAGCTGAAGCTGTTGCTGAAGAAAGAGCAACTAAGAAAAAAGAAGCTAAAGCTGCTGTAACTGCGGTTAAAAAAGTTAAAGATTCTGTAGAGAAATCTACTTTAGGAGATTTAGACGTATTGGCTCAATTGAAATCGCAATTAGAAGGCGAAGAAAGCAAAGCTAAAAAAGGCTAG
- a CDS encoding aspartate carbamoyltransferase, with product MAAEKLSTRHLLGIKDINRNDIELIFETADNFKEVINRPIKKVPSLRDITIANIFFENSTRTKLSFELAEKRLSADVVNFAASSSSVSKGETLIDTVNNILSMKVDMVVMRHPYAGAGQFLSKHVKAQIVNAGDGAHEHPTQALLDAFSIRQKLGDVAGKKVVIVGDILHSRVAISNILCLQRLGAEVMVCGPTTLIPKHIHQLGVKVEHNLIKALNWCDVANMLRIQLERQDIKYFPSLREYAMMYGLNKQILDNLDKEIIVMHPGPINRGVEITSDVADSKQSIILEQVENGVAVRMAVLYLLASQG from the coding sequence ATGGCAGCAGAAAAACTATCAACCCGACATCTTTTAGGCATTAAAGATATTAACCGGAATGATATCGAATTGATTTTCGAAACTGCAGATAATTTCAAGGAAGTGATTAACAGACCGATAAAAAAGGTTCCTTCACTTCGTGATATTACGATTGCCAATATCTTTTTCGAAAACTCTACCCGTACCAAACTTTCATTCGAACTTGCCGAAAAAAGGCTTTCGGCCGATGTGGTTAATTTTGCGGCCTCATCTTCATCAGTAAGCAAGGGCGAAACCCTGATCGATACCGTAAACAACATCTTATCGATGAAAGTGGATATGGTGGTAATGCGTCATCCTTATGCTGGTGCTGGTCAGTTTTTAAGTAAACATGTAAAGGCCCAGATTGTAAATGCCGGAGATGGTGCCCACGAGCACCCGACACAGGCCTTACTTGATGCCTTCTCTATCCGCCAGAAACTGGGCGATGTAGCGGGCAAAAAAGTAGTCATTGTAGGCGACATCCTGCACTCGCGTGTAGCCATTTCAAACATCCTTTGCCTGCAGCGTTTAGGCGCAGAGGTAATGGTTTGCGGGCCTACCACTTTAATCCCAAAACACATCCACCAACTTGGAGTAAAGGTTGAGCATAACCTAATTAAAGCCCTGAACTGGTGCGATGTAGCCAACATGCTACGCATCCAGCTGGAGCGTCAGGACATTAAATATTTCCCATCTTTAAGGGAATATGCCATGATGTACGGCTTAAACAAACAGATCTTAGATAACCTCGATAAAGAAATCATTGTCATGCACCCAGGCCCCATAAACAGAGGCGTGGAGATTACCAGTGATGTAGCCGACAGCAAACAATCAATCATTCTTGAACAGGTAGAAAACGGAGTGGCCGTGAGGATGGCGGTGCTGTATCTATTGGCAAGTCAGGGGTAG
- a CDS encoding bifunctional pyr operon transcriptional regulator/uracil phosphoribosyltransferase yields MQKKTLLDGQKIQITIKRLCHQLIENHDDFANTVLIGIQPRGIFLADRIHQDLQLILKNKKILKGNLDITFFRDDFRRKDGLVTASSNSIDFIIEGKKVILIDDVLWTGRTIRAALDALLAYGRPEKVELLVLIDRRFSRHLPIEPDYIGHQVDSLNSQQVKVTWASEGSEDKVILISEPPLPK; encoded by the coding sequence ATGCAAAAGAAAACACTTCTTGACGGACAAAAAATTCAGATTACAATTAAGAGGCTCTGCCATCAATTAATTGAAAACCACGACGATTTCGCGAATACCGTTTTAATTGGCATCCAGCCACGGGGTATTTTTCTGGCAGATCGCATACATCAGGATCTTCAGCTTATCCTTAAAAACAAGAAAATTTTAAAGGGAAACCTTGATATTACTTTCTTTAGGGATGATTTCCGCCGTAAAGACGGACTGGTTACTGCGAGCAGCAACTCGATCGATTTTATCATCGAAGGCAAAAAAGTAATCTTAATTGACGACGTACTTTGGACTGGCAGAACCATTAGGGCCGCACTTGATGCCCTGCTTGCTTATGGCCGCCCGGAGAAAGTGGAACTTTTGGTTTTAATAGACCGCAGGTTTAGCAGACATTTACCTATTGAACCCGATTACATTGGGCATCAGGTAGATAGCTTAAACTCACAACAGGTAAAAGTAACCTGGGCGAGTGAAGGAAGTGAAGACAAAGTGATTTTAATATCGGAACCGCCCTTGCCAAAATGA
- a CDS encoding SusD/RagB family nutrient-binding outer membrane lipoprotein: MSQNKLYIIGVFFLVLMGSCSKAKLDEINTDPTKLTENNYDPNSLLAQAQLKYANLGYYQLLYQSTMMQLLSSTYYYYNNGDKYINVGSFTDYQGRIFDEGYTDASYIREMQRLARLKDPVAYQNLIAIGDIMFVLILQRITDTYGDVPYTQAVKAMQGIKYPVYDRQEDIYNQMLNDLEAATAQLDTEKPGPTADLFYKGDISKWKKFGYSLMLRIAMRLTKADPEKAKLWAEKAADKTFTSINDNAILLTDASSFNSQNGTSLALRTFSDYLEVRWSKTLIDQLKNTNDPRLAVVGEVPKDGLTRNADQNLSGNTDAAVQVGMPNGYDLQGGTTDISRSPNYPGGTGTGSDFAPLGKYSRPRTTIYLKLGGPIFILSYAETEFLLAEAKVRGWNINGTAKLHYTNGLTGAIQSLAQLDPLAAVDANKITTFVNQNPLDESSTQSALNAINTQYWVATGTNFNFIEAWLNWKRSDYPKLTPISYKGNVTNGTIPRRMIYLSTEVLNNPQNYKDAIARIAGGDVLTARVWWDK; this comes from the coding sequence ATGAGCCAGAACAAGTTATATATCATTGGTGTGTTCTTCCTGGTTTTAATGGGCAGTTGTTCTAAAGCAAAGCTGGATGAGATTAATACCGACCCCACCAAACTTACCGAAAACAATTACGATCCGAACAGTTTGCTGGCACAGGCGCAGCTAAAATATGCCAACCTGGGTTATTATCAGCTGCTCTACCAGAGCACCATGATGCAGTTATTGTCTTCTACTTATTACTATTACAACAATGGCGATAAATATATTAATGTAGGTAGCTTCACAGATTATCAGGGCCGCATTTTCGACGAGGGTTATACTGATGCTTCCTACATCAGGGAGATGCAGCGACTGGCCAGATTGAAAGATCCGGTAGCTTATCAAAACCTGATTGCGATAGGTGATATTATGTTTGTGTTGATTTTGCAACGGATTACCGATACCTATGGCGATGTGCCCTACACGCAGGCCGTTAAGGCGATGCAGGGGATTAAATATCCTGTTTACGACCGCCAGGAAGATATTTACAACCAAATGCTGAATGATCTTGAGGCCGCTACAGCACAACTGGATACTGAAAAACCCGGACCTACTGCCGATCTTTTTTACAAAGGCGATATAAGCAAGTGGAAAAAGTTTGGCTACTCGCTAATGCTCAGGATTGCGATGCGTTTAACCAAGGCAGATCCGGAGAAAGCAAAACTTTGGGCAGAGAAAGCTGCTGATAAAACCTTTACCAGTATAAATGACAATGCAATCCTCTTAACCGACGCTTCCTCGTTTAACAGCCAGAACGGAACATCGCTGGCCTTGAGGACCTTTTCTGATTACCTGGAAGTACGTTGGAGTAAAACCTTAATCGATCAGTTAAAAAATACCAACGACCCCAGGCTGGCAGTCGTTGGTGAGGTACCAAAAGACGGACTGACCAGAAATGCCGATCAGAATTTGAGTGGAAATACCGACGCAGCAGTTCAGGTGGGTATGCCTAATGGATATGATCTGCAGGGTGGGACAACTGATATCAGTCGTTCGCCAAACTACCCGGGGGGCACGGGTACCGGAAGCGATTTTGCCCCGCTCGGAAAATACTCCAGACCACGGACTACCATTTACCTTAAACTGGGAGGACCGATTTTTATTTTGAGTTATGCAGAAACTGAATTTTTACTGGCCGAGGCTAAGGTGAGGGGTTGGAATATTAATGGCACGGCTAAACTACATTATACCAACGGATTAACGGGAGCTATACAGTCGCTTGCGCAGTTAGATCCTCTCGCTGCGGTTGATGCCAATAAAATTACCACATTTGTTAACCAGAATCCGCTTGATGAAAGCAGTACACAAAGTGCATTAAACGCCATAAACACCCAATACTGGGTAGCTACGGGCACCAATTTTAATTTTATAGAAGCCTGGTTAAACTGGAAAAGGAGCGATTATCCTAAACTTACCCCGATTAGCTACAAAGGCAACGTTACCAATGGTACCATACCACGCCGGATGATTTACCTATCGACGGAGGTACTGAACAATCCTCAAAACTATAAAGATGCAATAGCCAGGATAGCGGGGGGCGATGTACTTACAGCTAGGGTATGGTGGGATAAGTAA
- a CDS encoding AraC family transcriptional regulator → MQHTLDQVKLSASETLQTLVENRTSYTLERCELNVFETYTESYRVPLTFNDFVITSMLRGKKVMHLFDKKGFDYFPGQTVIVPPAVTMEIDFPEATNLNPTQCIALAIDQEQIQKTIAYLNEFFPKEGSNEKWLLNYDEYHFYNNEEIAYLINKVIRICSERTKEKDVLADLTLKELLVRIMQTQNLKTISDDGYNLNQNPLAFVLNYIKTNLNEKISINSLSDKACMSKATFYRLFKRELGISPNDFILTEKINKAKLLLAQPGAKVASISYELGFSDANYFIRAFKKIVGITPGAYQMQVANQLIH, encoded by the coding sequence ATGCAGCATACATTAGATCAGGTAAAGCTCAGTGCTTCGGAAACGTTGCAAACTCTGGTAGAGAACAGAACTTCTTATACCTTAGAGCGATGTGAATTAAATGTTTTCGAAACCTATACCGAATCGTATAGAGTTCCGCTTACTTTTAACGACTTCGTAATTACGAGTATGTTGAGGGGGAAAAAAGTGATGCATTTATTTGATAAGAAAGGCTTTGATTATTTCCCTGGCCAAACTGTTATTGTTCCGCCTGCCGTTACCATGGAAATTGATTTTCCGGAGGCGACTAACCTTAATCCAACCCAATGTATTGCCCTGGCTATCGATCAGGAGCAGATTCAAAAAACAATTGCTTATTTAAACGAGTTTTTTCCGAAAGAGGGGAGTAATGAGAAATGGCTGCTAAATTATGATGAATACCATTTTTATAACAATGAAGAAATTGCCTACCTGATTAATAAGGTGATCAGGATTTGCTCGGAGCGGACGAAAGAAAAAGATGTTTTAGCTGATTTAACCTTAAAAGAACTGTTGGTCCGCATTATGCAGACCCAAAATCTTAAAACCATTAGCGATGATGGTTATAACCTAAACCAAAACCCACTGGCTTTTGTATTGAACTATATTAAAACCAACCTAAACGAAAAAATCAGTATCAATAGCCTGAGCGATAAGGCCTGCATGAGCAAAGCCACATTTTACCGGTTGTTTAAACGCGAGCTCGGCATCAGCCCAAATGATTTTATTTTAACCGAAAAGATTAATAAAGCCAAACTTTTACTGGCTCAACCTGGTGCTAAGGTAGCGTCAATCAGTTACGAGCTTGGTTTTAGTGATGCCAATTACTTTATCAGGGCATTTAAAAAGATCGTTGGGATTACGCCGGGCGCATATCAAATGCAGGTAGCAAATCAGTTAATCCATTAA
- a CDS encoding signal peptidase I, with translation MKKIIFITAVFFVILVCFWISIRFFGIFNTYKNVSAANEPNVAVDQIVTASNLKEAKRGDFVVVKTSGERCIYRLCALAGDKIELKMGEVYLNGKLMVQNYDTKHSYNFSNKIYNDLVSSGKIKAEETMYAIGDEIHMELIDAQAKKAGIYQYKEVKTPAYRDEQIEQQWSRKWNVDNFGPALVPKDSFFVLGDNRNNARDSRYIGFVKKSDLQGVVL, from the coding sequence ATGAAAAAGATTATCTTCATTACTGCAGTTTTTTTTGTCATTCTTGTCTGCTTTTGGATTAGCATCAGGTTTTTCGGAATTTTTAACACCTACAAGAATGTTTCCGCTGCAAACGAACCCAATGTTGCCGTTGATCAAATTGTGACGGCATCTAACTTAAAAGAAGCCAAAAGAGGTGATTTCGTAGTGGTAAAAACGAGTGGTGAGCGTTGCATATACCGACTTTGTGCCCTGGCCGGAGATAAAATTGAACTAAAAATGGGCGAAGTTTATTTAAACGGCAAGTTGATGGTCCAAAATTACGACACTAAGCATAGCTATAATTTCAGCAATAAAATATACAATGACTTAGTTAGTTCAGGTAAAATAAAGGCTGAAGAAACCATGTATGCCATTGGAGACGAAATTCATATGGAGCTTATTGATGCTCAGGCTAAAAAAGCTGGTATTTATCAGTACAAAGAAGTAAAAACGCCTGCATACCGTGATGAGCAAATCGAGCAGCAATGGTCAAGGAAGTGGAATGTAGATAATTTTGGTCCTGCCCTGGTTCCAAAAGACAGCTTTTTTGTGCTCGGAGATAACAGAAACAACGCCCGAGACTCCAGATATATTGGTTTTGTCAAAAAAAGTGATCTGCAAGGTGTAGTTTTATAA
- a CDS encoding thiol-disulfide oxidoreductase, whose amino-acid sequence MIQQPIIFFDGVCNLCNASVQFVIAHDKKDQFKFTALQGDYAKEVLSKFNDDPQQLNTILLLQEGRLYTKSSAALRVAGKLNGLIPLLYVFLLVPKFIRDWFYDIIAKNRYQWWGRQESCWVPTPELKSKFIA is encoded by the coding sequence ATGATCCAGCAACCAATAATCTTTTTCGATGGCGTTTGTAATCTGTGCAATGCATCGGTTCAGTTTGTTATTGCACACGATAAAAAAGACCAATTCAAATTTACTGCATTACAGGGCGATTACGCCAAAGAAGTTTTGTCAAAATTTAACGATGATCCTCAGCAGTTAAATACCATTTTGTTACTGCAAGAAGGGAGGCTTTACACCAAATCATCAGCCGCATTACGGGTAGCCGGAAAACTTAATGGATTGATTCCGCTTCTTTATGTATTTCTCCTGGTTCCTAAATTTATCCGTGATTGGTTTTACGACATTATTGCCAAAAACCGTTACCAATGGTGGGGCAGGCAGGAAAGTTGTTGGGTGCCAACACCCGAATTGAAAAGTAAGTTTATCGCTTAG
- a CDS encoding UDP-glucose 4-epimerase, protein MIKRIDSTEKAKELIAVLKEKHGELMFYQAGGCCEGTQPQCFEKGGYYLRMRDVCLGEIEGCEFWVDRDLFEYWKFSHFTLDVLDGFGVGGFSLETPLQKTFKIHYRLFSGEELKDLEPVKTAE, encoded by the coding sequence ATGATCAAGCGTATAGACAGTACAGAAAAAGCAAAAGAGCTGATTGCCGTACTTAAAGAAAAACACGGAGAACTGATGTTTTACCAGGCTGGTGGATGTTGCGAGGGTACACAGCCACAATGTTTCGAAAAAGGAGGCTATTACCTGCGGATGCGCGATGTTTGTTTGGGTGAAATAGAAGGCTGTGAGTTTTGGGTAGACCGGGATCTTTTCGAATACTGGAAATTCTCGCACTTTACTTTAGATGTGCTGGATGGATTTGGCGTGGGTGGTTTTTCTTTAGAAACCCCGCTTCAAAAAACATTTAAAATTCACTACAGACTGTTCTCCGGAGAAGAACTAAAAGACCTTGAGCCCGTTAAAACGGCAGAATAA